The segment tctgattaaatacaattttaaaaagcataaaAATGGTTTTCTCATCGAAAAGCAACTTAATAAAAAGTTGCGCAacaggagctttttttttttcttttttttttcttttggtcgcGAACGCGCAAATAGGTGTTGGTTTACGTGCGCGCTCCCGTTGGAGATGACGTCGGCTGCCAGAGCCTGTCTCAAACGTTGTGACGTGTGTTGTGGAAATGGCCGAGGAGGGACAAACCCACAAgacaatgttaagctttttaaCTCCGCCAAACAAACACCGCGGGTGAACGACGTCTCTCCGGCGGACACGAAGGACGGTCGCGGAGGGGGAGGGAGTTGGAAGGAACCGACGAGCGACTCGAACCGCCCCGGACCAGCGCCTTTTCTTCCCCCGGGGAGGAGGGCGCTGAGCGAGGGTTAGTGAGGGAGCCACCATGGAGGACATCAACTCGAATATAAACGCCGACTTGGAGGTGAGGAAGCTCCaggacttggtgaagcagctcGAGAAGCAGAACGAGCAGCTCCGGGGTCGCTCCATGATGATGTCGGCGCACCACAGACCCCACAGCGCCGGCTACGAGTCCttgtcggcggcggcggcgctgcTATCGGGGCGCGACATGGCCGGCTTCGCCCAAGGGGTGGGGTTCGGCTACGGCGACCTGTTGGAGAACCGCCGCTGCCGGAGCCCGCGGCTCTCCTACGACGGCGTCAGCTTCAGGAGGCCGTACGAGAGTGAGGGCGCCTCGGCCGCCACCTCCGGGTCGGCCCGGAACTCGTGGTGCTCGGACGGCGAGTCGTCTATCCTGGACCAGGTGGACGTCTTGGACCTGGAGGTCATGGACTGTCTGCACGAGGACGAAGACAGCTGGTGAGTGGAGATGACAGtggtccctgaacgcaccacgGTTCAAACCTGTTGTTTGTCGATCAGGAGTGCTTCAACTTTTTCATCCGAGGGTTGCGtacagaaaaatgaaaagatgTTCATTGTATTTAGTAAACCTACGAAACAATACAATCGTTCTCCAATTGTATATTGGTTAAATAGAAtatttatgagtttaattcattcttgtAACGCAAATCACTAATCAACTGTCCCTATtgcaatgaatggaaattctCTTTGTGCATTTCAGCCCCTCAACAAAACCACACGCTTTTTTGGGGTTacaatttgaataataataattaaaaagcactattataaaatacaaaaactaagGATGGGCGATCGGGCCAATAACgaccttatttcaaggtattgggtactcgtgaaggcttcCGATACTTTTaaggcaaataaataaatctgccgTTGAGTAAGTcatcctcgccagtagttggcgctacgcTCTGGCAGTTTGACACTTTGGCGACTCACGTGCGTCAGAATGAAAGAAAGGTCTTCGTTCACAATTATCTCGTTGCGTTCATCGAGATTTTATGTATGGACTAGTAATACTTtttatcggtgagtactcaagcgTGAATACTCATACTGGTATCGGCCTGAAAAAAAGTGATATTGAACATCcctaataaaaaaatgaattgggTTAATGTTTAGTATGTGTCGCTAAAAAACAGACAGTAAGCCGCAAATAGGCCTGGGCCATCGTTTGGACACCActgcactatatatatatatatatatatatatatatataaatgtgtatatatatatatatatacacacacacacacacacagtatttgaCTAGCTCACTTTGCATGTGTTCATGACTCAGCAGAGGTGGATGAAGCACTCACAGATactcgtgtttaaaaaaaatcgaccAAATTCTTTGGATATTTTGCGTTTTTAATAAAGTCATATAGCACATTAaactataaaaacataataaagcatagtaaaatagtatataaaaaaagaactgGTTATATAAAgggtaattactgtacattgggACTCGCTGAGACACAATAACTGTAGTGTCGTAcctgtgcctttaaggggcgtggtctAGTGAGTGACAGGAACATGACCAGTTGGTTTGGAATTTTTCTTCGATAGCTGCTTCAGATGTTGTCCCTCCTCTCCCGCCGAACAAAGTACGCTTGTCGGGCTTTCTGTCTTTCTGCATACAAATACTATACATATTTTACAGAAGTGACTAATAAACTGCACGACGCAAGCACAGTTAGCCTCATTATGGAGAACTATTCACTGCCGAACTGTGCGgaagtactgtaaaaaaaaaaaggtgtcgtATTGTTTCATCACAGTACTTTTCTCGTATCGGTATGCCGTGCGATCCTAGTAGGGCGTAAAATGCAgttcacctcttcttctttccaATAACTTTTTAAGCCAAAAGCCCAAAGACGTGGACATTGAAGTGTAACGTGGAGTCAATATaatccaaaataaaatctgtgCATGAAACAAATGAAGTTTAAACGGTCCTCATTTATGTGTCCCAACTGTATTGCTCTGTTTAAGTGCACTTTGCAATTGTAGCTAACGAGTTATTACTTGTCCTTTTTGTTGAGTCCTTTCTCAAgccatgaaaatgaaaatgaccctAACAgtcttcactttaaaaaaaaaaaaaaaaaaaaaaaaaaaggtatctcCTTTTAATTGCCCTAAAAATTCAATGCTGATAGCTGAAATAGTTTTTACTGTCATATGGTGGTGATGTTGTCATCCATACAAAGACAATGACTCAAGCGACATAAAGTGACTTATGGAACGAATTACAGCTGGGTTACACGTGTACATTGCTCGGCTTGTTCCGGCACTGCTTTTGGTGCCGGAGAGCTGTTGTGCTGCCAGGCAGCCATGGTTACATTCCTACGCGGAATTCCCCGCAGCCAAACAAACACTGACGCTGGAGCTCGAGAGCAAAACGGGCAACCCAAAAAAGGGGCTTACGCGATGACGATCGGCTTTAATCTGCGTTATCCCCAAATTTGCATACACAGAGTGAACCTCTGTTTATTGCGGGGTCTACCATCGGTGATATAGGGAGACTGATCGATTGATTTTTTTAAGTAGTTTTACCTCGCCCATTGAAACTTTGTGAATCGCACTTGAATGTATTTCaagatactttaaaaaaatattccttaTTAGTGTCCAGAAACCTCACATGCAACAGTACTCGCAGGCATACGGTGGATTTTCTGCGCTTTGTCGAAACGACAGCTAGTACTTATTCTGATTTTGCGCAACTGCAATTGTCGTACTTGCCAGTAATTTCAGGAATGTGGATGGAAATGTTTCCTTTTGGTTGCATCGCAGGATGTTTGCGTTATTTCGGAGATACGGACTCTGTTTTATCTGCTCCGATGGCGAGCTCCTGTCATCTGGGAATTAGGATTCTGGCTCTTCCCTTTAACTTCAGCCTCTCCTTGCTCGAAAAGGAAGGTTGCATTGATGAACCTCTGTCTCAGTTCGGGCCCGGAAGATCTCTCCTTTGACCGGGAGGGACTTCCTGGAACGGCTGCGAGTGCGGCTGAGCTGACGGTGATTTGGCTTAGTAGCGGAGATTCCTCTTGCTCCTCTTGCTGCCGTGACACCCCCTTTTTTTGCCGTTTGTGttggaaacaaaaaagaacaggcttttttttttttttttttttttaaatgtatttatttatttatttatttatttaattcttattattgcaGTGTGTCTTTGAAGCAGAAATCCCAGACTTTTCAATTTTGAGAAGCCCCACTGGTACATTCTTAAAGCATTAAAGTTGTGTAGTGAAGCGCCACAAAATGAGTCTTATTTCTTTCCAACAGttgcttgtttttgtatgtgttgctggtCTGTGTGTATTCAAGTTGAAgctctatgctaatttccgttagcctaGTCTATGGTGTTTAGCGTTGCAGGTTATCATCATTCATCAGACACGACGATACTGTTGGTGTTGAAATATACAGGGATTAATTCGATGTTGTCGTATGCTCTGTATGTGTGAAAATAGCAGTTGTCAGAAGGTTTGTAATTCCTGTACAATCCACGCTAATTTGGGTGAGATTGTCTGCGATGTCTACACGATTCCATGTTGTGTCTGTAAAACAACCGCACCACTTTACGTGGATGAAACtcggctagcttaatgctaactaaCACACAATGTAGGAGTTATCACAAGGCCTATACTACTCTACTACTTTCGGTTAGCCAGTCTATGGAGCTTTGCATcatgtgttagcattgagctagcaaGCTTTcgtatggtttggttgaacattttaatttctcTTTGTTGTCCAATTGTGCCGGCGAGAGAGGAAGAACAGACACTTAAGAATACTTTCATAAGTGTGTTTTCATACGGTTTCAGGATGTTTtatgaagtcttttttttagcaTGGAAGGgctaaaagtacagtatattaaaaacaaaattcttcGATGGTCTGGAACGGATCCACTACAATTAACGTACTTTTGGCCACAGAATGTGAATAACCGTATCGTTCGGTGGAAACTCGGCTAACTAACTCCAAATTGAGCATCAGTATCTTCGTGAAGGccgatttgttttgtttcagtttttttgacAACGCTCTCGTATTAGATCTCGAGTGCCGCGTCCACAAAGCGGATTTTCCACTGATCGTTACTGCGGCTGAGACGGAAGCTGGCTCCCAAAACCAGATTGTTTCCACGCAGCCAATTTACAGGCACGTCTCCGTATGAAAcgtttgcttctgtgttttttcTCAGGCTGTACGAGGCCAAGCTGAACAGTCCCCTGCAGAAGGCGCTGAGCCCCGTCGTGTGGTGCCGCCAGGCCTTGGACAACCCCAGTCCGGACATGGAGATGGCCAAGCGCTCGCTCATCCACAGGCTGGACCTCACCATGTCTGGTAATCCGCCACATTTTCAACTTGCACTGCTCTCGTCCGACGCTTTGACCGTCGCTAAATATAGAAAAGTAAATATATCtcgacggggggggggggggggggggggggggcttggcaCACGCCTCCTTGTGGCTAAACTGAGAGTTTCCATTTAGACAGCGGTTTGCGTCATGTGACGCTCTCGCTGACGGTTGTGCAATGGTACCTTGATTTGCGaatgcacttttttgttttcctttgtgttgcgagccaaaatttgaggtacgAGCAAGCTGACGATAGGCCGTTAGCATTAGCTTACCCCGTTGTTGTGCCTTAGCTATGGACGCTCCACAGTCTCTCCGCTGTGCGGGAGCGCCCCGTTTTCTCCTCAAATAAAGGTGTCTTTGTGCCAATAAGTAAATGGATAGACGCTTCTATCAATAGTAATAGTCAGTAACACAATTAGAGAataagaaaatgacaaaagcaaaccgagctacatttaaaataaatccaaGTAACACAATTCAAATAGATCtttgaaaaatgtcatcttACACATACGTAATAAAGACACTTGTCACACACAGCGAGTTCTCAACAATGAGTTGCGTTGAGTGCGGCGTGGATTTTGTATTTCCTCTCGGTACTAGTGACACCCTTATTTTCACGTGTCTTGTATGTAGCTTGTACGTAATGAGGTTTCACAAGACAAAACCCGAGATGCAAGCACCGTCCGACTAAGAGTGCAAGTAACGGGCGGCGGCCTCATCGCTCGTAGCTGCGGAAGTCGGATCACGTCACCCTCCGGGAGACTCATCCCTCGTTTTGCCGCCGACTCCACAAAACGCCCGCCCGCTCGCCTGGGAACGCTGTCGCCACGAATGTGGAGTGTGCGGGCAAGACGATAGACGGGAGCTGTCAAGTCTGCCCGCACGCACGCAGCGAGTCACTTGCGCATCAGCCGGCGGGCCTCAGTTACGGAACAACACGGAGGAGACTCGTGAATGAGTCGCTACTCGTTCTGCTCATCCCGCCCCCCCCGCACCTGCTGAAGAGTCTCTGTCTGTAAAGTATCAAGAAAACAAACTACTCACCCTTAGGAGGgttatttaattgtattgctCATATTGCACTTTACATACGCCGTACATAGTGGAAATGATCAATCATGCTGTATTTGTTGCATTGAAATTGGTTCATTCAAATCTCACTCAATAATTGGTTGATTTATTGTACATAATAAAAGACAAAGAACATTGAAGGTTCTTCTTATCTATTTGAATAAGTAATTGGTTCAAAAATGAGCATCAAATGATTTATGCTCCGCAGTCTCCGCTTGGCTGCAGCGCTCCGTTTTCCACTGCCGTCAATTTGCCTCCTCTGAGCGTTCATGTTCGCTTCCGCTTCGTTCTGGACACGACGGCGTTCTCCTCCGCGGCCTGCCCTTTATTTTGTGTCTAATTGTGTAACATGCCAGCAGGGGGAGCGCCTGGCCGAGCTCCTTCACCCCCCTCGGGCTTCTCTCGTTCTCCCCTAAGCGACGGCGATCACGGGCGATGTACGAAAACATCTCGGACGGCTCGTCTTGTTGCGCTCGCTATAAAGCGGAGTCGAACCCACGCCCTCGCCTCCGTGGTCCAAAAAGTCGAGCTCGAACTGAGTCACCAGCTATACGTTCCAGAAACCATGCTACCCAAGCGTGCTGGTTGTAGTCAGTTTTAGTTTACtggaaacaaagagaatgacatgttttatatttaaaacaagcacatagcTTCGCTTttagtccgctagcttaatgctaacataagcGATGATTAGCATCTCCGCGGCTGTGTTTAAGCAGCAGATGTTTGCGCAAACGATGCGGCAACACGGGAAAAAGGTCGCAGACTGCCCCTAGTGGCCGAGGTGCACaaaccagaatgagcagcacaatgtgcattgaatgGGATGAGAAAGGGTGAGACAAACCGTTTGAATTCTATTGAAGTCTGCCATACTGGATGTTTTCATGAAGCAGGTGCGATTTTCCTCATACAAAGTACATTGCAAAATCTTTTGTTGCTCGAAGGGATAAAtggcatttctttttgtttcaatgggcaaagatgatttgcaatACGAGCGTTTTGAGTCGCGAGGAAAGAATTCTactggtatctcaaggcaaGCAAACAAAACCCCCAAATAATAGGACGAAAGTTGGAGGGAAATCCGAATTTGTGTTCCGCTTCAGCTCAGCGAGCGCCTGCTGTGCTGCACAGGAAAAGTGCAAGTGTTGTGTCACACAATGGCGCGAACGCACACTGCAAACGtttgaattcaaaatgaaagctCATATAATGACGATGCGTTTTGGCAGCCCCGAGTCCTTGACATTTTCGCCAGCTGTTCTCCAGCATTTTGACTCCTCGTTCCTAAACCGCGTCCTCTTTTCTCACAATCGGTTTCTGCGACAGGCGCTCCGTTGCCGGTGCCGCACGTCGGGCACTCTCTGTTTGAATGCGAGGTGCCAAAAGGCGTTGACCTCTTCCCCCCTCGTAATCGACGTGACGAGCCGAGAGTCAAAACCTCCTCGACTCAAAAGCCGTGCCGCTATCAAGTCCAAAGCGATGCGATGCCGCCGTCTGCGCGGCTCTGTCAGTCGTGACGGCGGGTCGCAAACCCGAAGCCGGGCGGGACCCTCATCGGGACACGGGTGGCGGTGAAAAGTCGGATTTCGTTTGGCGAATGAAAACGTCCACGTTCGACGGCATAGACGGAAACGCTTGGCGATTTAGTGCCGCTCGTCCGTCGAGACGTCTGCTTGACTGCGTTCCGTAGTCCGAGCCGCTTTATGAACAGCGAACTCTGGTTTTCTCGAGGGGGGCATAAAGAGACCGTATGAATGAAAGGCATTTCAACTTGTTCAAACCTTGCAGCTAACAAGCGTCGGAGCCTCTACGGGAGCTGCTACAACCAGCAGGTGACCTACGGGAGCCCGTACAGCCCCAACGCCGCCGCCGACAGCCCCTACGGCAGCGGATTCAACTCGCCCGGCAAGGCGCCCGTCGTCAGGCAGCAGCCGATGCCCGTCAACGCAGGTGCGACCGCAGGACGAAAGGTCGCCGCAGTCTGGTTTGCGCCCGACCAATTCGACGCCGCCTTGCCCGTTACGGAGCAAAGAGCGCATATTTTTCATGAGAACAAATCACCATACAAAGTTGAAACCCTAATGCTTGCATGAAAACCTGACTTCAAATCCAAAGCCTGGCTACAAACTCATTTGTGTCCCCCAACACTATTTTGGAGACCCTAACCCCCCGCTTGTTGCTCTTTCATTGAAATTGTTGCAGATCACAATAAGTATAAATGCACcggtcatgaaaaaaaacctttgcgAGTGTCTACAGGACGACTTTTCGCCCACCCCGGACGGCTGCTTTAAAGCAAAGTTTTTCCTCCGCAGCGCACCAGCGcaacgcggcggcggcggcggcggaaaGGAACCCGCCGGCCATCAGCCCTCAGTCGTCGGCGGACAGCGAGCTGAGCACCTCCGAGATGGACGAAGACTCGGTGGGCTCGTCCGCCACCTACAAGCTCAACAACGTCAACGACGTTCAGATTCTGGCGCGGATGCAGGAAGAGAGTAAGTGGCACTTCCTTCCTGTGCGCTGTGACGAAAAGAAACGGACACATTGAAATCCGCCAAAGGTGCACGCGGGTaactgtgtgcgcgtgtgcgtgtcagGTCTGAGGCAGGACTACGCCGCCTCGGCCTCCCGACGCAGCTCGGGCTCGTCCTGCCACTCGCTGCGTCGCAGCGCGTTCAGCGACCAGGAGCTGGACGCGCACAGcctggaggacgaggaggaggaggcggcgcaCCCGGCCTTCCGCCCGCCCTCCGGCCGCTTCGGCCCCTCGCCTCGCCACTCGCCACGCGCCTCCCCGCGGAACTCGCCGCGCTCGCGCTCCCCGGCCCGCTCCGTGGACTACGGCCGCGGCTCGCCTCAGCCCGCCGTCGGCCGCCTGCGGCGGCCGCGCCACTCGCTCCAGGGCCACGACACGCAGACCGATGTGGTCAAGAACGAAGGTGAGCGCACAGAAAGCAGCGGATAACAAACTCCTTTTTGTGGCGGGCCGGCCCCGTTGTACTTCGGGTTTCCATCAGAGACCGGACGAAAAATAGTCCCTTCGAAGTCACACGGGCGACGTCCcgacacatagaggctgaaatccgaTTAACTCGctgccaagagaaatgctaccaAATAGACTGTTTGCCATAAATGATAGTTTAGGCCAACAGAGAAGCACAATTAAAAGTACAATTCAAGATTACTCTGAATGTAACTTGTCATTATTAGGCGGAGCTCTGTGCTTGTTTTTCCGCCACAAGCCGAGCCCGCCTTGGGGTGGAACACTAGACGACCACGCCCGAAGTCCGTTACTCGTGTCATTTGGTTTTGTTCGGCCACAGAAATGTTGGAAATGGGAGCGCGTTTGGTCGGTATCGGTCGGGGAGCGCCGGACTAACGGCTTGCACGGCACCCTAACCCCGAACTCTTCTTCCCGTGCAGAAAAGCTGCGGCGTAGTCTTCCCAACCTCGCGCGCTCCAACGCGGCGCCCCCCCAAGGCCCGGAGCCCGTCAAGAACAGCCGAAGCTGCGAGTCCAACCTGCAGCTGCCAAACGGAGGATCCCCGAGACACCAGAGCCAATCAGCTCGTGAgtagcacgcacgcacgcgtgcACGCGTACACGATGCCTGCATGTTCGTGTTAACTCTTTCCTGGCAAACTTCCTTTCATTGCCAATATTGCAGCACATTTTGCCGTGAGACGAGCCTCGGGTATTGTTATTCGTAGTTTTAGTCGAAGTCTAACAAGAAGTGAATTTCTGCAAGTGACGATGCTCGCGGTGACGGCTTTGAGTGCCAGTCTGTTCATTTTACAGAAAGTCCTGTTGCGGCTGTTCCTTCTTTTGGAAAACGTGCTGGCCAGAGAAAAAAGCCCAACCTATGCAGTTAAtcctttttttgggttgtttttttacgATTTGTCTAACAggcgtatctcaaatcatcgttGCCCGTTTCAAATGAATAGAAACGCCATTCATCCGTTCCGGTCCCACCAGGTAGACACAGAGAGACCGCAGCGTCCCCTCACAAGAGTCCAGACTCTCCATTTGATGTAATCCTTCAATGTGGGATGAAGTTAATGGGATTCCTCTTAATCCGTCTCTCCGTTACAAGTGGCGCGGCGCAGGGGTCCGAGGGCAAGCTGCAGTTTGTTGAACATGCTTCTATCCtgccatgttttttattttttattttgaactaaACCCTTCCtttggaaagccatttgagcatttattccctgtccttgatatccagtctaccagtgcgctgaattgtctcgGATTGTACACGGACCTTAAGATGGACATGAAGAACCCGGCATAAATGCTCCAAGAGCTTTCCATCCCTTCCTTGGCTTTGGCATGAGGCGCTGACCCTCCTCCCGCTTGACTGCTGAACGGAGCTACGGGCTGGCGCATTTGTTTGGCTGTGGCGTCCTCTAGCGGCATGCGACCGCACTGCAAAGGCAGGCCTCAGCGTTGTAGtgacgtgtgcgtgcgtgcgtgcgtgcgtgcgtgcgtgtgtgtgtgtgtgtgtccacagcAGCGCCTCAGCTCCCGAGACACTCGACCCCCAAAACCAAACGGCACCTCCAAAGCCCGACAGCGCGGCGAGGTAACGGGCCCAAAGCAGCTCGGACCGCTCTCCGACGTCCGCCTCGCTGTCCTCCGACTCACCCGACACGAGGGCCGACATCCGGGATGTTCCACGTTAATTCGGCACAGTATGAGGAAGGCTTGACAAGCGGTAGACCGCcaacctctgccaaggccaaatTGTTGATCCAATTGGAAAACCAAAACAATGAACAGTGCCTTCGCCATCATCGCCGGTCAACAAACGACACACATCTATCTCTAAATGGAGTTTTTTCATTTtcgtctaaaaaaacaaaccaaaaacaagaacacatctttttctttgtgttctggatttcaaaaagcaaaaccaaaaaacagtcacctcataaaaccaaaaagtcatcaacacCTTGCTCCTCAATCATGAACATAAACTTCTGCATTCGGCAGTTCAATtattcaacataaaacaaatcgcCTTCACATGTGGCTCACCGATCGTATTAGCTGCTGGCATACGAACCGAAACACGCGTCTACAGCTGACATCACACacgggcaaacaaatatgcgcaCTAGCACTTTGGCCAATAATAGATGTTAAGGAATACGAGCGAATTGTAACAGCAAAGTAGACTAGCCTAAACCTGCTCGAAGTAGCTCGCCGCATCGGGAGAGAAGCACAAACGTACTTTCGCTTTTGACCCCCCAAACATCTGCGGATATGTGGCGGTTCAGCGCACCGCGATCAAGATCGTCGCCGGCGGGTTCTTCCTCGGTACGAGTGCCACGCCTCCTGGAATTCACTGGCACATTTTGCACTAACCGATCAAACTTCTGTCGTAAAGGAGCCGCAAAGTTGTTAATAATGAATAAGAATGAATCATGCGACGACGACGCCGCACGCGACCGACCTAAGGCCCGtgtctttgttgtctttgttgtctttgtcCAGTCCCGCTCTCCTGTTGCTTCGGCGACGAAGGTGACTTCAGTGAGTATTTCACTGACCGCTTGCCGCCGCTGTTTTGTGTCCGTGTCGTCGTGCGTCTCATCATAAAAAGTAGACCTCCACCGAGGCCGCTTTTCCCCGCTAGCGAGTTCCACAACAGTTGTGGAATACGTGGCGAGAAATGACGTATGCTAACATGAGCTTACTCTTGCTGCAGTATTGTAAACACTCACCTGCTCGCCAACTAAAAGTCTCCACGTAGTTTTGTGGCTTTTCTGTAACTAGAATTGcctttattaatattttagaCCATGAATATACGCCAAACTACAATCCTAAATCCctttaatacaatttcaaaccCATCTTACAAcctaatatgaaaaaaatgaatggctaACTGGCTTGATAATATTGccactcagcagagcaaaaacacacatgcgGCGGAGACTCTTGCTAATCCGCTAACAACCccggctaaacttagctcctccccgatgTATCGCTTCAAAATgcttccttcccccccccccccccacacacacacacaattcggTGAATTTTTGAACAGGTACCAACCAATATGTAGAACCGAAGCGAGCCAGTACTGTGCAGTGGGAAAGGCGGCACCAGGCAGAGGGTAACGGACTGCAACTCCTGCATTTGCTTGAATGTCATCGTTAAGATTGATCCATTGTTCGCCTGAATGTTGACAAGAGGGAGGGCAAAAGTTTGGAAAACGGGAAACATGCTAGCGAGATGGAAGAATGGATAGACATCCCGTGAGGGAAGAGCGTCACAGCGGCAATATAGCGACACATAAACACTCATTCATGTTCTGGTAGGACTCTTCTTGCTTCTTTTCCCATTGCCAAACATTGTAATCGTGATTGTTAAAAAAGACATTCTTCACGCTTGGCTCTCCATTTCCCGACGTTCCTTTATTTTCCGGACATCGTCGGCGTCCGTGGTTTTGCGTCACGTTTGACACTCgccgtcttcctcctcctcagttCCGCCGTCCAGCAAGCTGCGGGCGCCGGCCGCGCCCTCGCCGCTGGCCTTGAGGCAGCCCGTCAAGGCGAGCGCCAACCCCGCCGCTGCCGCCGTGCCCGGCCGCTCCCCGATTCCGCCCCGCAGCGGCCTGCCCCGCCCCAGCGCCCCGGCGGGTAGCGGCGGAGGCATCCCTCTGCCTCGCAGCAAACTGGCACAGCCTGTGCGCAGGTAGGAAAATGCTACCGgtgtgaaacgccatagatgggctaaggAAAAAGCATCAGTGTTGAGGTGAACGCAAAACTAGACAGACAAgctaacaatactcacgggcatatattttTTGGTCTTTGCTGCAAAAAGGACTactattcattattatttcttttatatctttttgaaatatttaatgatattaCAAAGCATATTATTATAGATTGtgctttattctttatttcaaaacACGTTACAAAAACTTTTGCGatatcatttgcattttttccaatggggaaagatgatttatgatacgagtgttttgagttgtgtGTGGTCAccgaacaaattcaactcaaatCTTGATGCCGTCAGTCAAATTTGTTGCTAATCTGACTTTAATCACCACAAGCCCCATCCCCTTACTATTACATACTCAATAATTCAAATCATAAAACTGGCATTTAGAGGGTTGCATCCTAAAAATTGTTTGGCATTTACACGCGAGTCTAAAGttttcctttatttaaaaaaattgttgtggACATTTTTGCCAAGAAGGTAGCACTGAACATCTGAGGAGGGTaccagtgtttgttttttctttcccctcctCTTCCAGAAGTCTACCGGCTCCTCGCGTCTACAGCGGCACCAGAGACAACTTGAGGGAAAGCTACTAGCTGCTTGCCCGGCAGAGGGCGCTCTAATCAAACGGTCAATCGTGCGAGGCGTCAGACCGCATGGCACTTTATTCTACCTTGATGACTCTTAAGTCACAATGTCCCAGgaatattccaaaaaaaaacaaaaacaaacaaacaaacctatATATATACAGAATTCAGAAGAGGAGGGCATCCTCCGCAGA is part of the Phyllopteryx taeniolatus isolate TA_2022b chromosome 7, UOR_Ptae_1.2, whole genome shotgun sequence genome and harbors:
- the slain2 gene encoding SLAIN motif-containing protein 2 isoform X2, whose product is MEDINSNINADLEVRKLQDLVKQLEKQNEQLRGRSMMMSAHHRPHSAGYESLSAAAALLSGRDMAGFAQGVGFGYGDLLENRRCRSPRLSYDGVSFRRPYESEGASAATSGSARNSWCSDGESSILDQVDVLDLEVMDCLHEDEDSWLYEAKLNSPLQKALSPVVWCRQALDNPSPDMEMAKRSLIHRLDLTMSANKRRSLYGSCYNQQVTYGSPYSPNAAADSPYGSGFNSPGKAPVVRQQPMPVNAAHQRNAAAAAAERNPPAISPQSSADSELSTSEMDEDSVGSSATYKLNNVNDVQILARMQEESLRQDYAASASRRSSGSSCHSLRRSAFSDQELDAHSLEDEEEEAAHPAFRPPSGRFGPSPRHSPRASPRNSPRSRSPARSVDYGRGSPQPAVGRLRRPRHSLQGHDTQTDVVKNEEKLRRSLPNLARSNAAPPQGPEPVKNSRSCESNLQLPNGGSPRHQSQSAPAPQLPRHSTPKTKRHLQSPTARRVPPSSKLRAPAAPSPLALRQPVKASANPAAAAVPGRSPIPPRSGLPRPSAPAGSGGGIPLPRSKLAQPVRRSLPAPRVYSGTRDNLRESY
- the slain2 gene encoding SLAIN motif-containing protein 2 isoform X1, which encodes MEDINSNINADLEVRKLQDLVKQLEKQNEQLRGRSMMMSAHHRPHSAGYESLSAAAALLSGRDMAGFAQGVGFGYGDLLENRRCRSPRLSYDGVSFRRPYESEGASAATSGSARNSWCSDGESSILDQVDVLDLEVMDCLHEDEDSWLYEAKLNSPLQKALSPVVWCRQALDNPSPDMEMAKRSLIHRLDLTMSANKRRSLYGSCYNQQVTYGSPYSPNAAADSPYGSGFNSPGKAPVVRQQPMPVNAAHQRNAAAAAAERNPPAISPQSSADSELSTSEMDEDSVGSSATYKLNNVNDVQILARMQEESLRQDYAASASRRSSGSSCHSLRRSAFSDQELDAHSLEDEEEEAAHPAFRPPSGRFGPSPRHSPRASPRNSPRSRSPARSVDYGRGSPQPAVGRLRRPRHSLQGHDTQTDVVKNEEKLRRSLPNLARSNAAPPQGPEPVKNSRSCESNLQLPNGGSPRHQSQSAPAPQLPRHSTPKTKRHLQSPTARRGNGPKAARTALRRPPRCPPTHPTRGPTSGMFHVNSAQYEEGLTSGRPPTSAKAKLLIQLENQNNEQCLRHHRRSTNDTHLSLNGVFSFSSKKTNQKQEHIFFFVFWISKSKTKKQSPHKTKKSSTPCSSIMNINFCIRQFNYST